The genomic DNA ATCAATGTGTCTGACATCGGGCAATAGCTTTTTTTGATGAACTGGCATTTTTTGGACTTCTTCTgaaaaattttctatattcagaaaattgttatgtatagagcaaatgatCTGTGAAATGTATTTagagacacttttcatctgtttggcatcgcaagggatttttgaaacccaatattgactatcttctgacAATCCATTGAACCGATGGAAAATAATACTGTCAGTATTGTATTCTGTAAACGCCGGTTTAAGGGCTGTTTGGGCTTTCTGGTAGCTCTGCTAGATCTTTGATGACCAAGAGAGTTCTTCTCAGTTGTACGCTCGAGTTCTCTGCTTGTCCCTGcaaacttgaggatgaataatGATTCGCTATTCTGTAGAGCCTTCTTATGTATCAATGCTCAAGTCATGCCCTGAATTGCTGTTGATGTGCATTGCTTGAactggtggaccaaaatggggtgctgacagtagGGTTTAAAACAAAAATCACAATATGATTTTGAAATGGACACCGAAGTAACGATAACTTGTAAGAGTTCATCCGAGAGCCTATCTTGAATATGAAGACCCTTGTATTGCGACCATGCTCTGAAGCCATTTCCCCAAGTCACCTTTATGCAAGTCGTATCATTTGAAACTCGTCTACAACTGATTACGTGCTTGGGATCTTCTTCTTGATTCTTCACTGAGTCTGGGCTAAAACAAGGTGATTACAAGAGCTATTCCAACAAATTTAATGGCAAATAATGTAACATGCCCGCGCTTAGCCTCAAGTCCGAAAATTCTCTCAAATGATTTGTTAAATAGATGTAATatcaagaaattattatttattatatctgctttatttttaaatgattATAATATCTTAAACAATAAATTTGGAGTGTTCATGGATCTTCTCACAtgaaaaaagggggaaaaagggagaaaaagtATTACCTGTAATTTGCAAaagtatgtatataattaGTATACTTACAAAAGATACAATATAGAAGAAGAAAGTTTGTGTCCGTGAATAAAAGTTTGATAAAAGAATTACGGCATATATATTACTCtttagaaaaagataaaatagatTGAGAGAATAAATTTAAACACATGGTGTCAAATCCCATGATaattgaggggaaaaaaagctTATACACCATATGACTGAAAAACgtgaaattatatttactCGTGAACGTAATGTTTGCTTTCATatgtgatgaggatcgtgggcatgacaatgaggctgatgcacacgagcttggaagtcggactcgtgaagagggagctgaagcacaagatcttggaggcttgcatgttccgagtgggccaatcacacgggcgaaggccaaacaaatccaacaagctatggagagcttgcttATGGGCTTTTTGAGCCAAGAGGcgtctaattcaattgggtctgCAAAGGCCTTTAATCAactgacttgccatgagatgctgaacatggaataaaagactgccaactattctagataggttttatttagtttcctttgttatttctggctttaggaaactaaggttaTTCTAGTTGActagtttattagtttttcagtttctcctaggcttatataaaggaggcagAGTAGCTGATCATAGGTAGACTAttctggtattttggtgagattttctcatttgttcttcattgaactccttcgaacgaacaagtgtaacagcttgtgattgttcggtacactttgatattattggctcttgtttcttcataaacaacgggtcaataatccttgtcttgatattgttggttcttgtttctctataaataaCAGGTCAATAATCATTTTTATCTAAATCTGTAtttggcgatctgggaatcgattcaagttggttgtcgggtttcacaatccttcgtgaggtccACATCAgattggcccactcggaacatgcaagcctccaagatcttgtgcatcagctccctcttcacaaGTCCGTTCCTTTGGAGCTTGGAAGAGCAGTAGTAGCAGCGGCAGCAACCAGCAATGACTTGGAGGGAAAGAGGAGTGTCAGTTGCTCAACTCAAAAAGCTCGATGAGAGGTAGCAGCAGCTGCAACCAATGAGGGAAAGGAAGAAAGAGGCTGAGGAGATGATGAGGAGTAGCACAACAgcgagagagaggagaggaaagagaaaaaggttGGCCAAGAGAGAAGGTGGTGGGGTGGAGGAGATATTGATAGCATGAACAATAAGAGGAAAAGATGGAGTTGGATGTTGGCTAAGGGTTGGTGACAGTGTTGGCTGCCGAGAGAGgaaggaaaagagagaagTGTAGAAGTAGTGGTGATGGTGGAATGGAAGGGTGAAAGAAATGAAGTTGAGAGCGAGAGAGGGAAAGAATAGGTGATATAAGGTTGTTGTGTGTGATGGAAGGATGGGAGCGGGAAATGTTGATGATGATGGAGATGACAAAAAGGGGGAAGATGAAGAGGAGAAAGGAGCGGCTACTAAGGGTAGAAGCAGAAGGAAGATGGTGGAGAAGGTTGTAAGGAAGTTAGAGAAGGTTGTGAGGGATTTAGAGAAGGTGAAGAGCTATCTATGTATTAGGATGGGGTGAAGACAGAAGAGATGAGGGTGATTATGGGGTGGTGGTGATGATAAGAAACAGAAGATGGGAAAGAGAAGGATGGTGAAGGTTATGTTGCTTTCACGAGAGAAAGGAAGAGAGGGAGCTTAGGTCTAACCCTTCTCTTTTTCGCCGAGTGAGAGAGATACCGCGAGAGTGACAGAGATAAAGACAGAGCAACAGAAATGGCTAGGATGGTGATGGCATGCAGATGATGATAGAGAGGATAGGAGATAGCAGCTGCAGGGAAAGGGCATAAGactaagaaaagaaagataagaaaaggagaagaggaggatGATGGCATGGTGCAGTGAGGATCGGGTTGGCATAGTATGCACCGGGTTTTTTGGTAGGCCCTCAGAGCGGAACTGGTTGCAGGCGAGGAGAGAAGCAGCGAGTGGCCGACTCTCCTGCCACAtcgttttttaaaattaattaattattattattattatttaacttTGACGGGCATTCGTTGGATGGAATTCGATTTCTCGATGCTCGTTCAAACGTTTTTAAATGGATATCttggaataaaaaaatatgaaaaataattggcTAATGTAAAATCCAATTTTGCATTAAGAAAGTCCGAAATGTGACAAGAATCGACATTCAGGTTTCGAAACACATTCGATCGAAATTGCTCGATTATTCCCGAATTCTTATCCTGATGATCAATATCCAAAAATATTTCGAGACTACTATCGTATTCAGAAAAATACAATGATTAATATTatgcagaaaaatatttttcagtcTCGAGTACCGTTATGGATTTTAAAATCGAATTTGGCGTAAGTCGCCAATCCCTAAAACGTATTATGTCATGTAGTTTATATGCTGGGTTACGGGCGAGCATTTTACTAGAGGTTTATATTGTATCAATCTACCCTTGTGTGATACTTTAGCTTGAATGAACATTTTGAGAAAAACCTTAGTAAAACCCGAAAACGTCCCATAGAGATTTTTTctcgtcttttttttttgtatttttctttgaaaatcGAAATTGGAGTTAATTCAAAGAAATTCTCTGAGTTGAAAAGCAGTGAATTTATCGAGTAATGATCAGAAATAACTTTCTCAATAAATGAgtgaaatgaccattttgcccCTCCTCTCTATGGTTGCTCTACATTGTCGGTCCCGAGCTCTCATCGGGATGCGGCCTTTTGCATGTGCCTAGCCAAAATGAGGTGTCTACACCAAGCTTGCTAGAAAAAATGTCAAATACATATGATTGACCAAGACTGAATCTATAATCGGCTCAGACTAAGTAATTTATGATGAACTTTATCTGCCACCGACCTACTCATAGTAGTCATGACGTGCACACAATGtctaaatttatatttgttatAATAAATATGTTAAAGTATACaatatcaaaaatataaaCCTGAGCAGATTGTGCTACTCGCCCGAGTCAATAATTAGTAGACTATTGTAAGCTTTGTTTTTCCCGCCAAAATAAATCACTATTCGGTATTGTTAATGGTTGGATTAGTTCGGGCCCTTGCACTTAAAAACCAATGTTTATTATAATTGGAACAATTTATAAACATGGGCCTGATAGAATAAGATAAATCGGttttagaaagaaaatctATCTGTGAAACGAAATATTGAAAAACATCCTTAGTTTTAGcaaagaaaataacaaaatcatTGTTGCCCAAAAGAATAACAAGAAATTATCGTGCGAGGAACCAAAGATATTGTTTGAGCAATTTCGTGAAGATATCACTTTATTTTAGGGAATAAAATCGGGAAATTACAACATGCAAAAGGAAAAACTGACTGCACTAGCGCGATACAGATATATAATATTGGCTCGAGCTTATAAAACTGCTAAGACTAATTATATGGTGATAATGATACATTCAATTAATCTACTCATCATCTAGTTTTAGCTTGTGTGCACTATAAACATGGACCTGAGTGGATAAGATAAATCAGttatagaaagaaaatctAACTTTGGAACAAATAATGTagccaaaaaaataagaagaattATCGTGCAAGGAACCAAAGATATCGTGCGAGCTATTTCATGAAGATATCCTGTGATTTGAGGGAATGAAATCGGGACGTTACATCAtgggaaagaaataaaagtaaCTAATTAAACTAGCGTGGCATAGATATACAATATTGGCTCAagcttacccaaaaaaaaaaacaccgaCAAGGCAAATTATACGCTGATAATGATACATTCGATTAATCTGTGGGTCATCTAGTTTTAGCTCGTGATTATTATATGCATAAGCCTgagcaaataaaaaatcagttttagaaagaaaatctAAGTTTggaatgaaattaaattgaaaaatatcgcTTAATTTGAGggaataaaaataagaaaattatcattgaaaaaaaactaatgggaggccgaaaaaagaaaaaagatcgACATGGCTAGCCTCCGCAAACTCTCGGCACTGCTCATGGGCATTAAATTTTGCTAACGTGATCATCGAAAGAATCTTGTGCTAGCGGTTTCACATTGTCAACGAGATATGTTATGACAATTTACCATCTCTCTTGTAAACTCTTGCTTAGTGCTATTGACGATCGCTCATGAGACCGTTAGGAAGCTTTCGACAATATCGGTTCGACAATGTGAAGCAAAACATATTAATAGGAATTAGCCATCGCCGTCAAAATCAGTTTCTCGTAGCAACTAGGGGCTGGCTAGGTGGCTAACCAACATGGTAATCAGATTTGAAAACGATAAAATGAACTAATGAAGAATCGAATAAATCGATTGATAAAAAGAAGACCAAATCGGATTTACAAAAAAGATGAAAGGGATTATCAGGTTCGGTTATTAACTCGATTGATTAGGTTCGGATTTCGCTCGTTACCTAATTATAGGTTGGCTTGCAAGTGGACACACCTCACAATGTGATTGGGTCACATATCAAATGAGCGATGAAAGACCCGAAATTGTAGCGGCAAAAAACCGCTAAATGAATAGGTGAATGACTGCAATATAAGaggtaaatataaattataaatattctaaattaaatattaaaatatttaatggatGAGATTAATGTCCCGCTAAAGGACTTCTTTTGTCGTCCCGCTCTAGATTCACTTGGAGATGAGATTATCATTCTTAATAAATGGTGCCAGGTGGACGAATGTGATTTCTATACTGAAATATGACAAGCAGAAATTATCCACAGATATCCCTAGaatttccatatttttttataggacggataaaattaaagaaaatgacCGTGGAGACGTAAACAagattagtttttttttttgggtgaatttggGGGCCGACGCCATAGTGTGTagattaattactttttaatgTGTCGTACGGTACAGAAGTCCTTCAAATATTTTCGACCATCTTTCGTTTTTCTTGCAGTTCCATAGTTCCGCCATAAAAATGTTCGGCAGTTAGCAGCTACTTGTTTGTGACTGAAAACCACCAATTGTAACCACTCTGAAAACTAACCCAACTAATTCCTGAATTTCGAACACTGATCAACGCAACTTGCCCCACCCCCTCCATCTATCTTGAGAAAAGATTTAGGGAAaacattaaaatataaattaagtgTAAGGATTCTTTCAGGGGTTTTTTTGACGTtcttcacccaaaaaaaaaaaattaaagtgcAAGGATATGGAATTTTACGTTAAGTCTGCAAAACAAATTTGCAGGAAATTGCCCAAAATAAAGATATAGATCCTCAAAATCCTTAGTTCctcttattttaatatatgcCTATAAATTTCATACAGAAAGCTGAATAAGCAACCGTGACAACCTTAAAATTCACCATATATTCGGCTTCCTTTTATTGCTAAATATTTTTGTGACCGCAACTAGTCAAGAAATTTCTACTTCTTTAATTTCcttcaattttgattttataataattcctttatattttttgttagaaAAGAATTCATGCAATCCGAAGGCGAATTGTTGACGAAACATTGTCTCAATGTAGCACTGAAAGTCCGAACTGATTAAATATCCTGAACATTAGAAGATATAAGTTGAGTACCAGATCGATCAAGAGATTGATAAGACTGATCACAGCAGTTTTCGGGCTGGTTACAACATCGACTTAATTACGATAACTAAAAAATGACCACGATGCTTTGTTTTTGTAAGACTAGCCAATTGTGGGAAGATATATACGACTTGCGATAATGTTGTCTAATTCAGGCAATATTTACATTcccactatatatatatatcatatcatagATGGTACGAAAATAATTGCTGGGATTCATTCATGCTCCATATAATCAGCCCGGATGCAAGTCCCACGACGAATTTGccaaagcatatatatatagaagataATCAATTAAATGGAGCAAAAATTGAATGGTGGAATAATTACGAcattaaatttaacttaaaATGGAAAGCGCGGAGAAATCAAATTGGAGAAGAAAATCTCGAAGAATCAATTAAGAATATATCCCAGTTAGGCAAGTTATCATTCGATTTCGAGGTTTCCCTCCCAAAAATGTTTTATTTCAGCCTTAAATACACATAACAAAATAAACGTGCacttgctctctctctctccccctctggtctcccccctccctctctctataATAATCTCTTAAAATTCGTCcaaatttcatttcatcatCCCAACTCTTCCTCTGCCATGACCCCAAGTAGGCTCATGATGATCAACATCTTGGCctgtctcctcctcctccttcgtGTAAGCTCAGTGACGGGGCGACTAATCGGTGGCGGTGGTGATGATAATCAATGGGTGAAAACTATGAGCGGTGTTAAGATCGGTAAGTTCCAGAAAATCCACGTGGGTCAGCACGGGAACTTTTCGACCATCCAGTCCGCCATCGACTCCGTCCCGAACAACAACCAGAATTGGGTCGTCATTAAGATCGACCAAGGAACATACAGGTACGTACTCGGTCACCTAGCTAGCATTCGAGAATAATATCTAGCCTAGCTGTTATACTAATTAATATCGGTTATTCATCAATTGAGTTTCAGTTTTCATTTTTGCAATTAAATTATATCCGTATGCTTTGTTCAATGAAGTATTGTATTGAAGGAGGTTccattgattgattaattgattgatGGGGTGTTACTACAATTAATTTGCCTACGTACGTATACAGAGAGAAGGTTACAATACCTTACGACAAGCCCTACATAATCCTGAAGGGGAAGGCGAAGAGGACCACCGAGGTCGTGTGGGATGATCACGAGACTGTTGCTCAGAGCCCCACTTTCACTTGTTTAGCCGATAACGTCATTGTCAAATGCATCACCTTCCGGGTACTTAAGCCGATCGATACCGAGAGTTACATATATTATCGGTCCATCGTTAATTAATAGTTGCCGTAGGTGTCTATTGAAACTGATGCGTATTGATCCCCAAACAGAATTCATACAACAATCCTGTGAACGGGAACCGGAGGGTGCCAGCGGCTGCGGCAATGGTCACCGGGGACAAGTTGTACTTCTATCGGGTTGGGTTTTTCGGGTTGCAGGACACGCTGTGGGATGACCGGGGAAGGCATTACTTCAGGAAGTGTACGATCCAAGGAGCGGTAGATTTCATCTTCGGAGCCGGACAGTCAATTTATGAGGTTAGTACTTCTTTAATTTTGACCTTTagtaattaatttatgtacATTCCTTAAGTAGTCGCtcttattttatgtttttatattGCCATTGATTATGATATGATTAGATTTCTTATTAGCTACCTTTGACGTTCAATTACCCATTAAGCACCGTCAGGGATAAATTACATACCAAAACAGACagaattaatgaaataaactacagaaattataatttctttattattaagAATTAATTCCCCGGAATATAATTAATGGCCATGGCCACCAACCACCATAGGCCACGGTCCATTTCAGTTGCCGGAATCTAATATATGTCGAGCCTGATCACTGAATCGATCTCTTCCAATATATTATAGGCTTGTTCGATATCAGTGCTTGGGAATGCACTCGCGCCAAATCTTCCAGGTTTCATTACGGCACACGGAAGGACTGACCCAAATGACTCAAGTGGGTTTATATTCAAGGGCTGCAACATCTTTGGGAGTGGCTCAGCCTATCTGGGACGTCCATGGAGGGGCTATGCTAGGGTTTTGTTCTACCGCTGCTTTTTCTCAGATGTTGTCGAACCGACTGGGTGGGATGCTTGGGGATACGTCGGCAACGAGTAAGTTCTCTATCTCTTCTTTATGTATAACTATACATATTTGGATTGTTGATGTTATTCTATATCATATACATAGCCTAACCAGCGGATCATCCATGGACAGGCATCAACTGACATTTGCTGAGTACGAGTGCTACGGGCCTGGAGCAAACACTGGGAGCCGGGTTAGTTGGGAGAGCAATTTTAGCTGGGATCAGGTCAAGCAATTGACAGAGATGAGCTTCATTGACTCGGCCGACTGGCTCTACACCATTCCTTATCAAAAGTTTTAACTAGTCTAGCTAATTTCTCTACTGCATCTGCCCGATCGgtacatacatataattgatttatcaattttcaatttgaagGAGCGGAGACGAAAGTGTGTCCATTAGGTTTGTAGTTCCTACTCAGAAAAATGCAAAAAGGAGAATCAATCGGTTTGGCGTAGGGCAAGGTACTTGGATTTTTTCTTAGTGgttcttttcttaattaatcatTGTTGCACTTTTTTGGTAGTAAATAGACCAAAATGAAATTGTATTTTTTCGCTTATATGCTGTTGTTTGCTCTTCTCTCCCAATTTTTTTGTTGATATATCTTATAGCAACACTTTTCAGCGTCTTTTGACCCGTCCGGTGCATTTTCTTAGGTTAGTTTCGATGTAGTACTATTATTGTAAATTCTCAACTCCACGTTATTCAacctttcaattttaattaaatgcatctttctatatttttgttttgagTTATATTCAACGAATTATGGACAAATGTATGTCCATATTATGGCTTGTTTACTTCCggttaatttttcatttttcctaggaaattttctaaaaagttgagtattataaaaattatatctaattatacggaaatgaaaaaaaaaattctacgAAAATGTTCTTTTCCACTATTCAAATTTCTACATGAATTGGAAAAGCATTTTTTTTAGTTCTTACCTAATTGTTTTCATTTctatatttcaatttataattttcttttttatttgcttttctatttataaattaaattcaaaatttctgtGAATGATGAGTAGGTACCAAATTGGCTAATAGCTATCTCCTTGTAATTATTTCCTTATACTGTTTTagcttttttcaatttgtgtAGACCCAATTTAGGCAAGAATATATTCAATATTTGTCTGACCCCAATAAAGtgttcaaatggaaaatcattataaaaggaatataaaattttataactaaaaaagtttcaaaaataaattgtgTGGAAATAACAAAATTCAGTCAACTTAAAGGGTTGTTCTAGGGATCTAAGAGCGCGATTCTTCTGGTGATGAAAACTTTAGCTCGAAATCCAAACTTACGTAGAAAAATACTCCCTTGTGGCCGCAAGTAAAAGATTAGTCTGGtaaggagaaaattttaaatgatcctACCTCAAATGACATGATGAGAAAGAACCTATAAGATTTTCTtaataaagaataattatCCTAGTGATTAGCACTAAATCCTTAGTTTCATATAATTTGATTAGTGTTTTCTCACGCAATGTGACAAAGTAGGATCACCCAATAACTTCTTGCCAGGCAACCCACACATCCcttgttaaaaaataaataaataaatttcagtCCAGAAACATCGACCTtgtagagaaagaaaaagaaaagaaaaacaaaaaagggaaacaaatTTCCGGGTTGGCCAGGCCCACGAGACCTTTCAGGGACGAGCATTGCCAGCCCATTGGGCCTAGATGGGCTCCCACAATTGCAGAACTTAGGCCACCAAGAAGAAGCCTTAATTAACTTTACACGAATATTTAATGCAGCAGTTGGTCGGGTGAGGGGAAAAGCAACTGTGTAAATTTCGCGTGCAGCCTATGCTATGAGAATTGGAGAATCATTATTATAGACTAGCACTAGTTCCCGTGCTTGGTGATTTATATATggtcttaataaattaatttgaattttcttttaatattcgGGTTCGAGAACGAGGTGGATTTTGGCATTTCGTTCGGCTTGAAAAATCCTTGATGTGCTAATCCCACTCTGAATCCCGGGCCTATCATGGGCCAAGTAGTGCCACAACGAAACTAATAAATTGTAATTCGACTGGAAATCCCTGTAAAGTACATGTGGTTATGGATGTTAGTTATATTGGTTTGACGTTGACACAATCTCATAAATCCTTCAAATCATATCGTTGGACTGATAATGATACGATCCTTTTCGGTGTGAACCTGCTATCTTGAAACTTAATTAGATCCCGACAAATCTATTCAAACCTAGTCGGTCCACTAAGGAGTAAAATTCTTTCagcgtaaattttttttatttacaatactcgaactcgagactttACTTAAGGGAAACAAGAATCGAATCATTTAAACTAATCCACGTTAATATGATATGATCCTTCAATAAACTATATCAGAGCAATATGACTactaaagagaaaaaaaaaatatctctaTTTATTATGAGACCCTTTTTACATGTCACCGGATTAATAATGATACGAtcctttaattgcaatttttttttctccttttccttctAAAAAATCTCTCACCCGGTCTCTCTTTTGAGAGCCCTTTCTTTCACTGGTCtctctttttaaatttatgaataacaaaaataaaaaagaaaattgtgcAATGACATTTTAATATACAGAGACGAAATTATTAACATATTAATTTGCTTGAAGTAATTTTATTGGATCCATGCAATGATCTAGTATCCATGAGGATAATTGTAGTCGAGCTATTGCAGCTAAATGAGATGGTAATTGTGAGCACTAGTTATTTTATACAAGATCCATAAGACAAACCACAAAGTAATAATATTGCGCTGATCACTGCTTATTATTGTTGATTGCTTCTCATACGCCATGACCGAAAAATCATTATCGGTCGAACATTTAGACACGATTGGCTTCGGCTAGTACACCTTGAATTTCAACACAAAtgggctcaatatctcttccATGATGCCTTGCACATGTTCCACCATAGAAGGGCTAAGATAATTAGTCCAATCACCGATCTCGCCTCTCCTGAAGAAATGCTTGTTTTCATACGATTCAgtattccctttttt from Punica granatum isolate Tunisia-2019 chromosome 2, ASM765513v2, whole genome shotgun sequence includes the following:
- the LOC116195162 gene encoding probable pectinesterase 29 produces the protein MTPSRLMMINILACLLLLLRVSSVTGRLIGGGGDDNQWVKTMSGVKIGKFQKIHVGQHGNFSTIQSAIDSVPNNNQNWVVIKIDQGTYREKVTIPYDKPYIILKGKAKRTTEVVWDDHETVAQSPTFTCLADNVIVKCITFRNSYNNPVNGNRRVPAAAAMVTGDKLYFYRVGFFGLQDTLWDDRGRHYFRKCTIQGAVDFIFGAGQSIYEACSISVLGNALAPNLPGFITAHGRTDPNDSSGFIFKGCNIFGSGSAYLGRPWRGYARVLFYRCFFSDVVEPTGWDAWGYVGNEHQLTFAEYECYGPGANTGSRVSWESNFSWDQVKQLTEMSFIDSADWLYTIPYQKF